GCCGGCACGGCCGGCGCCACGATAGCAGCGAGATTAAGCGAGATTCGTCAGGTCGAGGTGTTGCTGATCGAAGCTGGATCTACCGAGAATTTGCTCATGGATATCCCGATTCTCGTTCACATGTTGCAGCTAAGCAACGATATAAATTGGAAGTACCGTACCCGATCGTCGAAAAGATACTGCCTCGGCATGGCCGACAACAGGTGCAACTGGCCTAGAGGGAAAGTGATGGGTGGCAGCAGCGTGCTGAACTACATGATCGCAACCAGAGGCGGCGCCGAGGATTACGACCGATGGGCTGAGATGGGGAACGAGGGCTGGGCTTACGAAAACGTTCTCGAATACTTTAGAAAGCTGGAGACAATCGAGATCCCAGAGCTGCAGTCGGACGCTATCTACCATGGAACCAAGGGACCGTTGCATATCTCTTATCCGTCATTCCACACGCTATTGGCAGAAGCCTTCCTAGAAGCTGGTAAGGAGCTCGGATACCCGCTGTTGGATTATAACGGGAGAAATATGATAGGATTCTCGTATGTACAGAGCACGATCATGAATGGCACCCGTATGAGCAGCAACAGAGCCTACCTACACCCCGCGAAAAATCGCCGAAATCTTCATGTGACACGCGAGAGCACGGTGAGAAAAGTGCTGATTGATCGTCGCGCGAATCGGGCGATCGGCGTTGAGTTTGTCAAACATGATCGACGTATCCGCGTGTTTGCCAACAAAGAGGTGATTTTGTGTGCGGGCTCCATCGGATCGCCTCAATTACTGATGCTATCTGGCATCGGACCGGCTAAGCATCTAAGCGAGCTCGGCATAAACGTCGTCCGGGACTCGCCGGTTGGCGAAAATCTAATGGATCACGTAGCTTTTGGCGGATTAACATGGACAGTGAACGATCCGATAGCTTTGAATCTATTCGACATTATTAATCCCACTTCTCCGTATATAAAGGACTTTCTGATAGAGCGCGCGGGACCACTCACGGTTCCAGGTGCGTGCGAAGCCCTCGCTTTCATCGACACCAAACATCCAAAGAGACGTGACGGTTTACCGGACATCGAACTGTTATTTATCGGTGGTGGATTTAAAggagatattatttttccgaCTATAATGGGTTTCAATGATCGAATGCGTCAGATATGGCACAAATACGACAGTACGCACGGCTGGAGCATACTACCGATGCTGTTGAAGCCAAAGAGTCGTGGTCGGATAAGACTAGTGGCCAATGACATTAACGTTAAACCCGAAATCGTGCCGAATTATTTCGACCATCCGGAAGATGTCGAGACAATGATTGCCGGCATTAAAGCTGCGATAAGCGTCGGTCGGACGAAAGAGATGCAGAAGTTTGGTTCACGATTGTCGAACGATACTCTTCCCGGATGCGAAAACCACGAGTATGATTCTTATGCTTATTGGGAGTGCGCGGTAAGGACGGCGTCTATTACCATCTATCACTATTCTGGTACTTGTAAGATGGGACCGAGAGGCGACCCGACCGCTGTCGTCGATCctaaattaaagttatttatttcgtgCGAAAGATGTACTCTATAGAGTGCTCATTTCCAAATCTACAACGAATATTCCTGCGTGATGTAAGCACACACGTTCACGCACACGTAAACATCGATTTACttacacatataatttacaaattcatGTAAAACGCAGGTGATTGGCATTCAAGGACTACGAGTAGCAGATGGTTccatcatttttaaatataaaatttttaaaatataaatttttaaaatataaatataaatataaatataaaatataaagttttaaaatataaaatctaactGGTACATATCTTTGTGTTCTCATTAAAGGATCTTCCTATTCTAACCCAAGTaataatagcttcttaattctgCTTTTTTACTCCCGTCACATTCTTccttaaattatgtttattgttttttttttattcaattaaaaaatgtttgtactaatgtttaaattttaatgtttaaattttgaagTCTAGcaacgccaagttttttttttacaaaaaaatttatttattttattttaattaaatatttttattttgtgcgTGCTTTGGAAAGATTTAGGATGATGCGAAGAAacttattttgcataatttgatGCGTTTAATGTATGATTTGTGCTCCTGCCCAGACCGGAGCCGCGTAAAGTATAACATTGATCTAGCACAAGTCTTGTATAGTAATAGTTTGTATTTGTAGGTATATGTGTTCTGTTAGTGATCTCAGGGCGAAAGGAGATACGAGT
This portion of the Temnothorax longispinosus isolate EJ_2023e unplaced genomic scaffold, Tlon_JGU_v1 HiC_scaffold_443, whole genome shotgun sequence genome encodes:
- the LOC139824570 gene encoding glucose dehydrogenase [FAD, quinone]-like, whose translation is MPGKVSRLLYLLSAVAVIVSLQSGGQPTPKRYRSIYGDNVSGHSLTNIFELGVGALNFLQQGQRYMNQEIPDTVPQFGAMYDFVVIGAGTAGATIAARLSEIRQVEVLLIEAGSTENLLMDIPILVHMLQLSNDINWKYRTRSSKRYCLGMADNRCNWPRGKVMGGSSVLNYMIATRGGAEDYDRWAEMGNEGWAYENVLEYFRKLETIEIPELQSDAIYHGTKGPLHISYPSFHTLLAEAFLEAGKELGYPLLDYNGRNMIGFSYVQSTIMNGTRMSSNRAYLHPAKNRRNLHVTRESTVRKVLIDRRANRAIGVEFVKHDRRIRVFANKEVILCAGSIGSPQLLMLSGIGPAKHLSELGINVVRDSPVGENLMDHVAFGGLTWTVNDPIALNLFDIINPTSPYIKDFLIERAGPLTVPGACEALAFIDTKHPKRRDGLPDIELLFIGGGFKGDIIFPTIMGFNDRMRQIWHKYDSTHGWSILPMLLKPKSRGRIRLVANDINVKPEIVPNYFDHPEDVETMIAGIKAAISVGRTKEMQKFGSRLSNDTLPGCENHEYDSYAYWECAVRTASITIYHYSGTCKMGPRGDPTAVVDPKLKLFISCERCTL